The following coding sequences lie in one Variovorax terrae genomic window:
- a CDS encoding HpcH/HpaI aldolase family protein, giving the protein MTTQHPGETPDPWLQGKARNLALERLRAGLPVAAFGVRLCRTPDIARLARATGHHAIWVDLEHSTLPIDAAAQICATALDLGMTPFVRVPERDYGVIGRLLDGGAAGIIAPRIETPEQAADVVAACRFPGTGHRSAIATLPHVDYRRLPPATLYQTLNQATAVKLLIESPLGIRNIEAIARVPGVDLLGIGTNDLCAELGVPGDFRHASVRAAHEAALEGCRRAGKPLAIGGVPDPVYSAELVRRGAAPFLMTGIDTDVMLAALHERTKAALDAFEAAAGALQHA; this is encoded by the coding sequence ATGACGACACAACATCCCGGAGAAACCCCCGATCCCTGGCTCCAGGGCAAGGCCCGCAACCTGGCACTGGAGCGGCTGCGCGCCGGGCTGCCGGTGGCCGCTTTCGGCGTGCGCCTGTGCCGCACGCCCGACATCGCCCGGCTGGCCCGGGCCACCGGCCACCACGCCATCTGGGTGGACCTGGAGCACAGCACCCTGCCGATCGACGCCGCGGCGCAGATCTGCGCCACCGCGCTGGACCTGGGCATGACGCCCTTCGTGCGCGTGCCCGAGCGCGACTACGGCGTGATCGGCCGCCTGCTGGACGGCGGCGCGGCCGGCATCATCGCCCCGCGCATCGAGACGCCCGAGCAGGCCGCCGACGTGGTGGCCGCTTGCCGCTTCCCCGGCACCGGCCACCGCTCGGCCATCGCCACCCTGCCGCACGTGGACTACCGCCGCCTGCCGCCGGCCACGCTGTACCAGACGCTGAACCAGGCCACCGCGGTCAAGCTGCTGATCGAAAGCCCGCTGGGCATCCGCAACATCGAGGCGATCGCCCGCGTGCCCGGCGTGGACCTGCTGGGCATCGGCACCAACGACCTGTGCGCCGAACTCGGCGTGCCGGGCGACTTCCGCCATGCGAGCGTGCGCGCCGCCCACGAGGCCGCGCTCGAAGGCTGCCGCCGCGCGGGCAAGCCGCTGGCCATCGGCGGCGTTCCCGACCCGGTGTACTCGGCCGAGCTCGTGCGCCGGGGCGCGGCGCCCTTTCTCATGACCGGCATCGACACCGACGTGATGCTGGCCGCCCTGCACGAGCGGACGAAAGCCGCGCTCGACGCGTTCGAGGCGGCGGCCGGAGCCCTCCAGCATGCATGA
- a CDS encoding DUF5624 domain-containing protein: MHQNNTVGPQDFQDPAFLDLFNVYTGNGQSIGAHLAEAAERATVDAPLLVATNSDFVLFPGAGAAPQIEGYRLSTRGFKELTAVSHLAPALASLVRLRELAPASDAWRGEAERLLVATRGARAANSATLWRERIAVPAYRGREAAIANMVDYACAVTERYIERVLATPERFTAHDLREQYLEARGDLEGACVPMNAVMIATFFLVGMDTGHRVIDWFNRHRIDWSQAMVLIVGRQGRPTAGVTWSSNAVAAMILAASGHRLDLSRLYIAPHAPPFTVARPLDLEAVRAQEGAMRRLWNYTRAISDLGEIMYHGYPHYAANSAQRPVLTPETQAVADLPAIAGPDDWRAFNTRLRVILEDPRQLLAGCVADYAVDQLQAHSNDPTRLTVPGLDCMAYPAA; encoded by the coding sequence ATGCACCAGAACAACACCGTCGGGCCGCAGGACTTCCAGGACCCGGCCTTTCTTGACCTGTTCAACGTCTACACCGGCAACGGCCAGTCGATCGGCGCCCACCTGGCGGAAGCCGCCGAGCGCGCCACGGTCGATGCGCCGCTGCTGGTGGCCACCAACAGCGACTTCGTGCTGTTCCCAGGCGCGGGTGCCGCGCCGCAGATCGAAGGCTACCGCCTCAGCACGCGCGGCTTCAAGGAGCTGACCGCCGTCTCGCACCTCGCGCCCGCGCTGGCCTCGCTGGTGCGCCTGCGCGAACTGGCGCCGGCCTCCGATGCCTGGCGCGGCGAGGCCGAACGCCTGCTGGTCGCCACGCGCGGCGCACGCGCCGCCAATTCGGCCACGCTCTGGCGCGAGCGCATCGCCGTGCCGGCCTATCGCGGGCGCGAAGCGGCCATCGCCAACATGGTTGACTATGCCTGCGCGGTGACCGAGCGCTACATCGAGCGCGTGCTGGCCACCCCGGAACGCTTCACCGCGCACGACCTGCGCGAACAGTACCTGGAGGCGCGCGGCGACCTTGAGGGCGCCTGCGTGCCGATGAACGCGGTGATGATCGCCACGTTCTTCCTGGTCGGCATGGACACCGGGCACAGGGTGATCGACTGGTTCAACCGGCACCGCATCGACTGGTCGCAGGCCATGGTGCTGATCGTCGGCCGCCAGGGCCGCCCTACGGCAGGCGTGACCTGGTCCAGCAACGCCGTGGCGGCCATGATCCTGGCCGCCTCAGGCCACCGGCTCGACCTGTCGCGCCTGTACATCGCGCCGCACGCGCCGCCGTTCACCGTGGCGCGCCCGCTGGACCTGGAGGCGGTGCGCGCGCAGGAAGGCGCCATGCGCCGGCTGTGGAACTACACGCGGGCCATCAGCGACCTGGGCGAGATCATGTACCACGGCTATCCGCACTACGCGGCCAACAGCGCACAACGGCCCGTGCTCACGCCCGAAACCCAGGCCGTGGCCGACCTGCCCGCCATCGCGGGACCCGACGACTGGCGCGCCTTCAACACGCGGCTGCGCGTGATCCTCGAAGACCCGCGCCAATTGCTGGCCGGCTGCGTGGCCGACTATGCGGTGGACCAGCTGCAGGCCCATAGCAACGACCCCACGCGCCTCACGGTGCCGGGACTGGACTGCATGGCCTACCCGGCCGCATGA
- a CDS encoding amidohydrolase family protein — MSHEILVSSPMRAPSSLTPPAFGMPAGACDAHVHVFGPAEPYPHVPQPHYTLPDGNLRQLQAMCGALDLQRFVIVQPSFYGTDNRCMLDALDAAGDMARGVAMVDDDVSDEALQTMHARGVRALRLDLFLRASLPLAERVAYIQRSIRRVQPLGWHVQFYTPGWVVRELIPYIADFEVDFVVDHMGYMLESDGLTRADFDQLVEAMQRGRGWMKLSGPYRVAKDLNYAKLQPLAETIIAALPGRVIWGSDWPHIPEGGRDTGELLNLLAAWAPDAAVREQILSANPARLFGWQGA, encoded by the coding sequence ATGAGCCACGAGATCCTTGTCTCCTCTCCCATGCGTGCGCCTTCGTCGCTCACGCCCCCCGCCTTCGGCATGCCCGCAGGCGCCTGCGACGCCCATGTCCACGTGTTCGGCCCGGCCGAGCCCTACCCGCACGTGCCGCAGCCGCACTACACGCTGCCCGACGGCAACCTGCGGCAACTGCAGGCGATGTGCGGCGCGCTCGACCTGCAGCGCTTCGTGATCGTGCAGCCCAGCTTCTACGGCACCGACAACCGCTGCATGCTCGATGCGCTGGACGCCGCCGGCGACATGGCGCGCGGCGTGGCCATGGTCGATGACGACGTGAGCGACGAGGCGCTGCAGACCATGCACGCACGCGGCGTGCGCGCGCTGCGGCTGGATCTGTTCCTGCGCGCCTCGCTGCCGCTGGCCGAACGCGTAGCCTACATCCAGCGCAGCATCCGCCGCGTGCAGCCGCTGGGCTGGCACGTGCAGTTCTACACCCCGGGCTGGGTGGTACGCGAGCTGATTCCCTACATCGCCGACTTCGAGGTCGACTTCGTGGTCGACCACATGGGCTACATGCTGGAGAGCGACGGCCTGACGCGCGCCGACTTCGACCAGCTGGTCGAGGCCATGCAGCGCGGGCGCGGCTGGATGAAGCTCTCGGGCCCCTACCGCGTGGCCAAGGACCTGAACTACGCCAAGCTGCAGCCGCTGGCCGAGACCATCATCGCCGCGCTGCCCGGCCGCGTGATCTGGGGCAGCGACTGGCCTCACATCCCCGAGGGCGGGCGCGACACCGGCGAGCTGCTGAACCTGCTGGCCGCATGGGCGCCCGACGCCGCGGTGCGCGAACAGATCCTCAGCGCCAACCCGGCGCGGCTGTTCGGCTGGCAAGGGGCCTGA
- a CDS encoding Bug family tripartite tricarboxylate transporter substrate binding protein: protein MHEPGTPPVTRRALLALAPGLLAASWAFAQQRPYTLIVPTPAGGPIDRVARLVALELSPALGQPVVVDNRIGAAGKIGVQAALRAPRDGHTLIAVSPSITSVNPAIDKAAGYDPLTDFDTLGIAATNAGVFAVRADLPVASMAELVRHAKAHPGQLTYGSFGVGTSLHLQSEELLQALGIEARHIPYKGEAQAMNALVAGEVDMMAYVTAPVVPFVQNGRLRALAATSSERWALLPQVPSYAETGLPALGAYRYRSWVGFVLPSGTPAAERQRVLDAWRTAMASLALRRALEAQGFEAAAGDGAEMQRTVAAELERNRRLIASGRVKLD, encoded by the coding sequence ATGCATGAGCCCGGCACCCCGCCGGTCACGCGCCGCGCCCTGCTGGCGCTGGCGCCCGGCCTGCTGGCCGCCAGCTGGGCCTTCGCGCAGCAACGCCCCTACACGCTGATCGTGCCCACCCCCGCCGGCGGCCCGATCGACCGCGTGGCACGCCTGGTGGCGCTGGAGCTGTCGCCCGCGCTGGGCCAGCCCGTGGTGGTGGACAACCGCATCGGCGCCGCCGGCAAGATCGGCGTGCAGGCCGCGCTGCGCGCGCCGCGCGACGGCCACACGCTGATCGCCGTGTCGCCCTCCATCACCTCGGTCAACCCGGCCATCGACAAGGCCGCAGGCTACGACCCCCTGACGGATTTCGATACCCTGGGCATCGCCGCCACCAACGCGGGCGTGTTCGCCGTGCGCGCAGACCTGCCCGTGGCCAGCATGGCTGAGCTGGTGCGCCACGCCAAGGCGCACCCGGGGCAACTCACCTACGGCTCCTTCGGCGTCGGCACCAGCCTGCACCTGCAGAGCGAGGAATTGCTGCAGGCGCTGGGCATCGAGGCGCGCCACATCCCCTACAAGGGCGAGGCGCAGGCCATGAACGCCCTGGTGGCCGGCGAGGTGGACATGATGGCCTACGTCACCGCGCCGGTCGTGCCCTTCGTGCAGAACGGCCGCCTGCGCGCGCTGGCCGCCACCTCGTCCGAGCGCTGGGCGCTGCTGCCGCAGGTGCCGAGCTACGCCGAGACCGGCCTGCCCGCGCTCGGCGCTTACCGCTACCGCTCGTGGGTTGGCTTCGTGCTGCCTTCGGGCACACCTGCGGCCGAACGCCAGCGCGTGCTGGACGCCTGGCGGACCGCGATGGCCAGCCTCGCGCTGCGCCGCGCGCTGGAGGCGCAGGGCTTCGAGGCCGCGGCGGGCGACGGCGCCGAGATGCAGCGCACCGTGGCGGCCGAACTCGAACGCAACCGCCGGCTGATCGCGTCCGGGCGCGTCAAGCTGGACTGA